One genomic segment of Erythrolamprus reginae isolate rEryReg1 chromosome 2, rEryReg1.hap1, whole genome shotgun sequence includes these proteins:
- the NDUFAF3 gene encoding NADH dehydrogenase [ubiquinone] 1 alpha subcomplex assembly factor 3, with product MAALLLRSLGSTLVWGARPAFARRFRQPQRNHRLTPSDDEHLQKTTLHRLERESPNIMFIEDHNNYGFIVSGTNVIGPCAILPQAILQWNIGTYKDISPESLVLFYMLEPKIEIVVLGTGAKIERLDPDILKCLRQRGIAVEVQSTPNACAVFNHLVSERRVTAAGLIPPTPAAMFK from the exons ATGGCTGCCCTCCTTCTCCGGTCGCTCGGCTCGACTCTCGTGTGGGGAGCAAGGCCGGCTTTCGCCCGCAG ATTCAggcagcctcagcgaaatcatCGCCTCACGCCTTCCGATGATGAGCATCTCCAGAAAACAACACTCCATCGTTTGGAAAGAGAATCCCCAAACATCATGTTTATTGAAGATCACAATAATTATGGTTTCATCGTCAGTGGGACCAACGTGATAGGCCCTTGCGCTATTTTGCCACAAGCAATCCTGCAGTGGAAT ATTGGCACATATAAAGATATTAGCCCGGAGAGTCTTGTGCTGTTCTATATGCTGGAACCCAAAATAG AAATCGTGGTCCTAGGAACAGGAGCCAAAATAGAGAGGCTGGATCCCGATATCCTAAAATGTTTGCGGCAACGTGGGATTGCTGTGGAAGTACAAAGCACG CCTAATGCTTGTGCCGTTTTCAACCACCTGGTAAGCGAACGACGTGTCACAGCTGCTGGACTCATACCTCCTACGCCTGCTGCCATGTTTAAATAA